DNA from Gramella sp. MAR_2010_147:
ACCGTACTTCAATACTTTACCCATATTTGTCTCATGGTATTCAATAAGCTGATACAGAGTTTTATTTTGCTGATCGGTCCCCAGAAATCTGGACTTAACTAAATCTACTGTAATTACTTTGTCTTCTATTTGTAAAGCATCATGGATTTTAAATAACTGACTTCTGGTTTCGTTGATCTTCTTATTAATCTGAAAACTTTCCGGACTGTTTCCTATCATTTTGGAAGAAGCCTGATTCCATTTATCTATAGGAATGATTCTCTTTAAACTAATTTCAAGCTTTTTACCATTGATGGTAATTCGGGCATAGAGGATAGCTGATTCAGGTTGATTTTTCTTTTTGCGGGTGAAAAAAGAAATAGAAAAGGTTTGAGTAGTACGCATAACGATTTGACTTTAATGAAACAAAAATTGCGGGTACGAAAGTCAAATCAACAATACGCGGATGGGATCATCCAACTTCTATCAAGATACAAAAAATAAGGTCACGATTGACTCACGATCAACTCATAAACTCACTAAAAACTCACATTTTATTTATCTAAAATTATGTTAAATTTGTCAATAAAAAAAGGGTAACTACATGATTTGCATATAATTACCCTAATATCTGCTTCTTAATAATATGTTAAAAAGTCGGGATGACAGGATTTGAACCTGCGACCCCACGCCCCCCAGGCGTATACGCTACCAGACTGCGCCACATCCCGAATTAAGATTGCAAATTAAACAGCTTTACTTCAATTATCAAAAGAAAATCCCATGAAGAATCAAGAAAAATGTTCCATAAAGTGATCTGGATGCGCCCCGGTACGGGTATTATCTTCTAACGAATCTATAGATTTCAGCTCATCTTCAGTGAGTTCAAAATCAAAAATTGCAGCATTTTCAATAATTCTATTTTTATGCACACTCTTAGGTATTGTTGCTACTCCCTTATGCAGATCCCAGCGAAGTACTATTTGTGCTATAGATTTCTTATACTTTTCAGCAATCTCCTTAATCAAGGCATTATCAAGGATCTCACCGCGCATTAAAGGCGACCAGGCCTGGTACTGAATATTGTTTTCCTGACAATAATTTACGACATCCTGCTGTATGAGTTTTGGATGAAATTCATTCTGAAGAACCATTGGCTGCACACCTCCTACTTTTTTAATGTCTTCTAATTGATGAATTAAACAATTACTGACTCCTATCGCTTTTAGTTTTCCTTCTTCATAAAGTTCTTGCATCACTTTCCAGCTTTCCAGATATTTTCCAGGAACAGGCCAGTGAATAAGGTATAAATCAAGATAATCCATCCCCAGATTTTTGAGACTCGTTTCAAATGCTTTTCTGGTTGATTGAGCTCCCTGATCTTCTATCCAAATTTTGGAAGTCACAAAGATATCTTCTCTTGGGATATCACTCTCCCGAATTGCCTTTCCTACTCCTTCTTCATTAGCATAGAATGCAGCAGTATCTATAAGTCTGTATCCTGCACTTAATGCACATTTTATAGCTGAATTAATTTCTTTTCCGCTTTCCGCCTTATAAACACCCAAACCCAGGTAAGGCATTTGAAGTCCATTGGCAAGTTTTGTTTTCCCGTCTATGTTAGCTAAATTCATACTATTACTTTCTCATGTTCCTTAAATAACTCTTTTAGTTTACAGAAATAGCATTAGCCTTCAAAAATTCCCTAACCTCTTTTAAATAATTTCTGGCTGATCTAACCAACCATAATGGCCACAGTCTTCCATCTTTATCAATTGAGAATTTGGCAAAATTTGATGTGCCTTTTCCGCAACCGCAACGGGAACCACATCCTGTAACCCATGAAGAATCAAAACCTTATTCTGAAAATTTTTCATCTCAGCAGTTTTGTCAAAATTATCTAATCTCATTTGGTCCCAGATCAACCTGTTTAGATCCCGGTTCACCTGCATTAATCTTTCTGCTATGGCCTCTTCATGTTCATCTCCATTTAAATAAGCTTTCGCCATAAAATAAGCTCTCTTTTTCTCAAATCGAGGATTTCCCGGGGTGGTTTGCATCATCGCGAAATAATGTACCAGGCTGTCACTTTCAGCCTCGGTAAGCCTATTCATAACGTTGAAGCTACCAACATTTCTTAAACTCATTCCTCCACTATGAGACTGGATCATAGCCTTTACCTTTGCAGGGTATTTTGCTGCATATGCGTAGGCTAACATTCCTCCAAACGAATGCCCAAGGATGATCCATTGGTCATAACCTAAATTTTTTCTTAGAGTCTCGATATCTTCCACCATAAGATCAATGCTTATATTAGAAGCATTCAATTCTTTCAAGACAGATTTTCCAGTACCTCTTTGATCATAAATGATAGTGGTATTATTTCCAGAGATCATTTCTGCTAAAGGCGCAAATCCATTACTATTCATTCCCGGACCACCATTGATAATTAATACAGGATCTCCACTCCCGAACTTTTGATAAGCGATTTCACCATATTCTGTGGGTACTGTACCCTTTGTTTGTGAAAATAAAAACAAGGGAAAAAGAATAATAATAATGTTTCTAAAATTCATGATATCGGGAGTATGTTCTATTCAAATTTACTTCAAAATAGAATAACAGGATTATTTTAAGATTGTTGCGATTTTGAGACCTTAAAGCCTTTTCTTGTCATATTTCCCCATCCGGAGGTGATATCAAATAGCTTTTTATAATATCCTTTTATTTGGCCGAACAATAATATAGGATGATATAAAAAAGGTTCCAGATAGGCCGCAAGCAGCAATTCTACTATTTGTTTTGGTCTTGTATAGTGATTAAAACTCTTTATGTACATAAAAATAGCGATCGTAGAAAACACACAACCTACAAGATAGGCCGCAAAAAATAATAATATCGCAAAAGACCAGTTGATCCATCCAAAAAAGGTAAAGGCGATCATACAAATTACCCCCATAAACTCTACGATTGGCGCTCCAAATTCAAAAATTAGCCAGTACGGGTAGTATAAAAAACCCATTTTCCGATATTTTTTATTGAAAAGCAGGTCTTTATGAAGGCTCATGGTTTCCCATAAACCACGTGCCCATCGATCCCGTTGCATGACCAGTATTTTATAATCTGAAGGACCCTCTGTCCAGCAAAGAGTTTCCGGGAGGTATACTACTTTATATGGAATTTTCTTCTCTTCCATATGCTTTCTTAGTCTGATACACAATTCAAGGTCTTCCCCAACCGTTTTTGGATTAAATCCGCCAACTTCAATCACTCTTTTTCTTGGATACATCCCAAAAGCACCAGAAATAAGCATGAGTCCGTTGATCTCGCTCCAGGCCATCCTTCCCAGTAAAAATGCACGAATATATTCAACCACCTGGGTCATAGGAATCAATCTTGAGGGCAATCTCAATTCGGTTAGAATCCCATTTCTTATGATAGAATCATTTGCGATCCCAACACCTCCTCCGCAACCAATGATCTCTTTATCATCTTCTTCCAGGTAAGGGCGTACCATCTTAAGAATAGCATCCTGTTCTATAATACAGTCTACGTCTGTAAAAATTACCAGTTCTGTATTGGCGAAATTTACACCTGCATTAATGGCATCTGCTTTTCCCCCATTATTCTTATCGATTACAGTAAGCTGAGTATATTTTCGTTTTTTACTTCGGTAGATATATTTTACTGAAGCGGTTGGAATTGGCTGCGTAATGAAGGTAGCATCCTGTTGTTCAAGCTCAAATTCATCAATGAGCTTTTTCAGGGAATCATCTTTACTTCCATCATTAACCAGAATTAGCTCATAATAAGGATATTGAATAGAAAGTAATGACTTTACATTCTCAATAATGGTGAGACCCTCATTATACGCCGGCGCAATTACAGTGACCGAAGGAATATCTGTAGCACTTACAATATCTTCTGCTCTTAAAAATACAGATCGTTGCTTTGTTCTTTTAATTGATCTTCGCGCCAGTAGGATTCCTGTTAAATAGAGGGTTAATAGGCTGGCTCCATAGCCAATGAATAAGAAAACACTTATCCAATAGATATAGTAGCTTCCAAAAAAGCCCTCAGCACTATCCCACATTTAAGACTGATTTTGGATACTGCTGATAATAGAATTCCTGAACCTTTTCTTTATAGCCATTGTTCCATAATATCTCTGCGACACTAAGTTTAAGATCATCATTAGTACCATATAGTTGTTTTAGATAAAAATCAAGATCTATGTCTGAATTTTCAAAAATATAGTTTAATAACTGCCCTTGCTGTGTAGCATTTGGAATATCTTCATATAGCTCTTTGATATAGGCCATGGTAGATGAAGTTACGGCAAAAGTTTGAATGCAATAGATTGCCGTTTCGCGTACCTCGTAATCATCATGATTTAAATTATCAATAATATAACCAATTTCCCCATGCAATAAGTACTTCCTGATAATTCGCATCAAGAGTTTTTTACCAAACAATTTTTCAGTCTTATATGCCTTATGCAACCATTTTAATTCTGGTTTAGGATAACGATCGTAGAGTTTTTCAACAATCTTAATCTGTTGCCATAAGGTTACATTACGCTCCAGATAAGGCAAAAATCTGAGGCTCTCCCAGCCCATAAATACAACTAAAGCGATCTGGGCTTCTCTTCTTACATAAATGTTTCTGTCATTTCTATATTTGAAAATCTCCTCGAAATACTGTGACTGATTCATTTCATAGATCTCTCGAATTCCTCTAGCCTTTTTATACCAGTTCAAGCTTGAAATTTTCTTTACAGAAACTCCGTAGGGAGGAATTTGGGCATATAATTTCTGTAGCTTCGAAAAATTACTTCCCAGAATAGTACCCTGAGTACGAATCATGAGTCGTATGAGGAACTGGATGTTATTTTTATTCTCTGGTTTAATACCTACATTTCTAAGAATCCTTGTGATTTCATGTAAGCTTAATGGATTTTCAGGATCATTATATAAATAACGACTTACAATATCTGCAAAAGTATGTTCTATTTTGGTCAGCCTATAGGTTCTTCTGCTCCTATATATAAGGCTAATGGCAATAGATATCCAATAAATTACCAGAACCGAAAAAACGATACCTATAAAATAAAGTAGTACTGTTTCATTCATCGGTAGGCTTGTATAATAGCTTCGATTTCGTCAAGATCTATAGGCACTGCATAGAAGCCTGTAATACCTCGCAAAGCAAATATTTCCTGTTTAATCTTATCCTGGCCCATATTGGTCACAACTAGCAAATTTTTGTGAGGTATAACCTCCTGCACCTGAGCAACGAACTGAAGCGGGGCTATTCCTTCAAACAAAATATCTGTTATAATAAAATCGAAATTAGTCTGTTGATCTTCAATTGTAAGAGCGTCCAGCGATCTAATTGCCTTACAATGAAAGCCATTTAAGTTCACGAGTCTTTCAAGTATTTTTAGAATAACGATATCCTCTTGAATTACCAGGACCTTCCTCATTCGAAATTATTTACGTAGAAATATACTAAACCCATATGAAAATTAAGCACTTTATGGCTTATATTAGCGTTTTAGCCAGTTAAATATCTATTTTAGGTAAGAAAAAACTTTCGACAAGAATATGTAGAATTATTTATTTTTTGCATGATCAATTAAAACTTACGCAAGAATACTATAATTGGTTTTAATTTTTTAGAATTTATTTCCAATAAATTGGTAAGTAAAATTTATAGCTATTTTCCACACAATTTCCTTAAAGCTATTATATTGCATCCACTTTAGAACATTGAAATTTATAATTTGAAAATTACTTTAACCTACTTAATTCAAATCTTAAGTATCTAATAAATGTTCTATTGATTAAGCCCTATTTATGAAATTGAAAATTACATCCCCTTTATTAGCCTTATTTTTCATTTTATTTTCACTATCGGCCATTGCACAGGATGAAGAACTTACTACCGATGAATTATTTGTGAAAGCCAGGACTGCCGCTTTTGATGAAGACAACTATCCTAAGGCAATAGAATTAACCCTTAAAGCTTTAGATAAAAGTCCGGGCTATGCAGATGTTAGGATCTTCCTTGGAAGACTATATACCTGGACAGATAAGGTAGATAGTGCCAGAGCAGCTTTTAAACGTGTTCTGGAAGAAAACCCCGGGTACGAAGATGCCTCCCTTGCCTACGCCAGCCTGGAATACTGGAATGATAATTCAGAAAAAGCATTGGAAATTTTAAATGGTGGTATTGCTGCAAATCCAAAATCTGAAGATCTACTTTTGTTAAAAGCGAGGGTTTTAAAAGATCTTCAGCAATATTCTGAAGCTTCCAATACCTTAAACCAGCTTTTAAAAATAAATCCAAAACTTACCGAAGCTAGATCATTGGGAGAATCTATTCGTAATGTTTCAGCTAAAAACCAGGTAGGAGTTGATTATGAATTTGTTCATTTCGAAAACCGATTCGACGATCCGTGGCATCTCGTCAGTGTAGACTATTCCAGAAGTACAAAAATAGGGTCTATCATAGGAAGATTGAATTATGCTAACAGGTTTGCTTCTAATGGAACCCAGTTTGTTCTGGATGCTTACCCTAGCATTTCCGATACTTTTTACGCATATCTTAGTGGTGGAATTGCAAGCAGCGGTAGTATTTTCCCTAATTACAGGGTTGGTGCTTCTTTGTATGCCAACCTCCCTGCTGCCTTTGAAGGCGAAGTAGGTTTTAGAATGCTTAGTTTTGATGACCAAACCTGGATCTATACAGCCTCCGTTGGAAAATACATCAGTAATTTCTGGCTTAATGCCAGGACTTATTTAACACCCGGAGACCAAAATATATCTCATTCTTATGCTTTAAACGTGCGCTATTATATTGCCGGGGCAGATGACTTTTTAAGTTTTGGAGTAGGTACCGGTATTTCACCTGATGATAATACCAATAACATTTTAATTCAGGATCCGTATAAATTAAAATCGAGCAATATCTCGGTAGGTTATCGTATGTCTGTAAAAAGCACCAATGTATTTTTTATAAATGCAGAGCTGGAAGATCAGGAATATGCACCGGAAACGCGAGGTAACCAATTATCTGTGGGTATAGGATATTTCAAAAAATTCTAAGATGAGAAAAAATATCTTATTAGGAGTTCTACTATTACTATTAGCGACCCCACTAATTATGTGGATGATCTGGTTAATAACGCCAAACACAAAGTTGGTTATAGCCATAGTAGACAAGACAGTTCTTACTACCAGTGGGCAGGAACATATTTCTCTTAATTGGGTTCTCAATCACGAAAAATACACTAAAACCTCTAAAAAGCCTTATAAGGTGGCTCATGATTATTTCGGTTTTTTCCCGAAAGAGAATGAAAAATTTAGATTGCAGGGGCTGGAGCGCTTTTCGTCTTCAAAACTGGACCAGCTTAGCAATGATGCCGATATGGCCTATTTTACCGATACTTACGGCATTTATAACAATGAATGGTTCCAACAGGGCGATGATAAAGAACGGTCTGGAATCCTTTACGGTGGTTTGAGCGATGAGGATATTGAACTACTTCAGTTAATGAAAGAAAAGGGTAAATTGATCATTTCTGAATTCAATACCATTGGTTCTCCTACTGCCTATGAAAACCGATCTCGTTTTGAAGATATGTTTCAATTAAAGTGGACTGGTTGGACCGCAAGATATTTTGATAATCTAAATCTTAAAGAAAATAAAGAGATCCCTAACTGGCTGGTAAGAAATTATAAAAACACGCATAATGGGAAATGGCCTTTTAAGAAATCTGGAATCGCTTTTGTAAATAACAGGGATGAAGTAGTAATACTTGAAAATGAAACGCATCTTAATGTTGACGTGCCATATATTCTAACCAATCCAAAATTTCAAGAAGCGTATTCGCTTCCTGAAAGTATTAAATATCCTTTCTGGTTTGATATAGTTATACCTAATAAGAAAACAAATACTGTGGTCTCCAGTTTTAAGATCGATGCAAATTCAAGTGGACTTAAAGAATTGGAAAAATTTGGCATCCCTTCAAGTTTTCCCGCGGTAACGCAACATGTTGAGAATGACTATACCTTTTACTATTTTTCAGGTGATTTTGCAGATAATCAGGTTAAAATGACGAGTTCTTATTTTAGTGGTATAGGCTACTTTAAAGGTTTATTCTATGATGAAAGAAACACGATGGAACGCAGTAGTTTTTTCTGGAAATATTACAGGCCGTTACTTACCAATATTTTAAACAATTATTCCGAATCTATTAATTAACTAATTAGTTGATAGAGTACTTATTAATTATTGAGTCTGGCAGAATTCTCTTTCCCTTTCCTATTTCTGAATTTCTTCTTCTAAACTGATTAAATTCGCTTTTTAATTCTTCTACTTTTGCAGGATCATTCACTGGTTGCTCTTGAAAGTCTCGTGTTAGGCGATAAAGGTCATCCCCATTTAAATGGTATTCTCCCAGCACAAAATCTACAAGATCTGTCTTGGTTTGCATTAAAGGTATCTGATGGATGTTTTGAAAGTTTCTTGTAGTATCAAGTCCGCGTCCAACAAAACTGTTTACCTCCGGTGCGGGAATATCATAGTTATTCTCCAGAAAAGCGATTAAACTTGGTGCGATATCAAAATGAGAAGAAATAGATTTAAATTTAGAAGGACGATCTATTAATGGGGAATAAATGATCAATGGTACATGATAGCGATCAATTTTAGAAATCATGGGGATTTCAGGGATTCTGTGATCTCCGGTAATTAAAAAGATCGTATTCTCAAAATCGTCTTTTTGTTTATAAGATTCTATTAAACTTTTTATCGCATCATCAGTAAACAAAATACTGGTATATTGTTTTGTATAATTTCTGTACTCCTGCTTTTTGTTCTCAATAAAACCTAATTGAGTCATTCTATCATTAAATCTCTGAGTATATTTCTCAGTTTCAGCAATTATAAATGGATTATGAGTACTCACAGTCAATAAAACATCTAATCTAGGATCCTTACTTTTTCCCGGTGAATTATTTTCAAGGTAGTATCTAAAAAGTTCTTTATCACCATAACCCCAGGTAAAGCCGGAGGCCAAAGCAGGTATTTTTTTATAGGAAGCAGGAAAATCATCTTCATCAATAATTTGATCAATGCGATTTTTTCTAAGGTACATCCCCATTTTATCAAATTCTGAATTTCCTCCGTAATAAAAGGAGGTTTTATAGCCATTCTTTTTTAATAGATTTAAAAGAGATATTTGATCTGGCATCTTTTCTTGCATCTCTAAATAGCCATTTTCTGAAAATGGCAAAGAACCAAGTAAAGATGGTAGAACGGCAAAAGTACGCCCCCCGTTACTTAAAAAGTTTGGCCAGTAAAGACTTTTATTAGAAAGAGAATCCAGATAGGGCGTGAAATTACCTAAATTCGCACCTCTGTTAGTAAATGCTCTGCCCAGCCCTTCTACAAGAATAATTACGATATTAGGCTTATTCTCCTTCGTTTTAAAATATGGAGAAAGCACATCGCTTTTTATTTTTTTATGCAAAAATGGATAATTGGGATCATCCAGATATTCTATTGGCTCTGCAGTGGCATATTTTGAAAAGAATTCTCCAATATAACTTTCAGCATAGATATCGGTCTCAAATAAATCTGGATTTAAATAATCATAAGCTTCAGAATAGAAATGCTGAGATTTATTCTTAACAATATTGTTTTCAAAATCTGAACTTAGATTTGAAGCATTTAATTTTTCAGAAGCCCCAACTACTAAAAATCCAAGGGAAAATAAGATTAATCCAAATGAGGCAATACTTCCCGTACGCATTTTTCTGGGAAGGAATATAAGTGCACTTAGCAGGCCTGCAATTACTAATACAAATGTGATAACTGGTAGTAAGCTTAGGGTACCCGATGCTCCTACCGTTTGCATGATTTCATCCAGGGAATATCCAAAAAGATCACTTCCCAGCATTAAAAGACTGGTGTTGAAATAGAATATCAATACGAGTTGCGCCAGAAAGAAAACAATGCTAAAGACAATAAAAATAATCCTGGCAAGTCTTGGAATTAGAAAGTATAAGACAGAAAAAAGAAGATAAACAGGAAATAAGTATTTAAAAAACAATTTTAAATCTTCAAAGCAACTCCATAAATAAAGAGACAGAAAGTCACTCTTAACAGTATGATTTGCAAAAGCTAGGCCTACTTCCACTCCACTAAGAATAAAAAGAAAAATGAGAAAAATTAACGCCAGCCCGGTAAACTGCGTGGCCGATCCTTTTAGTTTAGAAAAGAAACCAATCTTATCTGAATTTGATTTAGAGGTCATGTTTGTTAGATATGAAGCTTATCTATCTTTAATTCAAGATTAGAGACCTACAAAAGAATGAAAAATAATTGATTAATTGAAAACTAGTGTACTATTAGGAACCAGAAAAGTTTTTGATATTAAAAAGCCGGAAATATATTTCCGGCTTTTTATTACTCATCCTGAAATATTTCCTCAATTTTCAACTTAAATAGTTTGGAAAATCGAAACGCCAGGGGTAAACTGGGATCAAATTTACCCTTTTCAATAGCGTTGATGGTCTGTCGGGAAACTCCGGTTTCATTTGCCAGTTGTGCCTGGGTCAAATTATGTTCGGCACGTAATACTTTAAGTCTGTTCTTCATTTGTATCGCGCATTTCCAATTAAAATAGCAGCCATATAACTTAATCCAATAAGTATAATTAGATGAGATATCTCTGCATCCTGAGCAATCACATTCGAAGTATCTAGCATGGAATAACTAATCCCTCCAACTAAAGCAATACCTAGAGCGATCCCCATGGCATCCATATGTATTTTTCTTTGAAGTTCATCCAGAGCCATTAAAAACCTGATATTAGACCATATCATTCCTCCTCCTGTAACAGTAGAAATTAAAATTGCCAGAACAGTCCAGGTATTGTTATAATCCCACAGGAATTTAGCTCCAAAAGTGGCTAAGGCAACGCTTAATGTCCAGGCAACAGTCCAGATAGCTAAATTTTTAACCTGCTTTTTCTGAGATTTACAGTGATTCATTTTTGCATCCATAAGTAAAATTAATTTGATTAATTGTAAAGTTTGTTTTACAAATATATATGTTTTTTTAAATATGTAAAGTTTTATTTACATATTACTTTAAGATTATTTCGATAATTAAAATATAATCTACTATAAATTAGAGATCTACAGAATATTATTTATAATTTTTCAATGCAAATCAATCCTATCCACCCACCCGAAATCAGCTGATTTCCCTACGTGTTTAAGAGCTTTTAACCCAGATTTGTCATTTCATTCACATCCAGTGCCTTCTAAGCCCCGTAAATTTCACGAACACCTATAAACCAATTAAATTATGATTATGAAAAAATTCAATTTAAAGATTACTCATTTGGGAATGGCTTTCTTATTCGCCTTCCTGTTGCCATCATGTTCAGATGATGACGATTTTATGCAGGAAGATGATATGCCCCAAATGGCAACCTGTGACGATGGAATGATGAACGGAGATGAAACCGGAGTAGATTGTGGAGGTTCCTGTGAGCCTTGTGAAGTTGAAGCCGGAAGAAGAGCAGAGCTTTATGTTACTAATAATGAAAATGGAAACATCAGTAAATACAGTGTCACTGGAGATTCTCTGGTAACTTTTACTACAGATGCTACTGCAGCTGAAGGTATTTATTACGATGCTGCCAACGATCTAGTGGTTCAGGCGTCCAGATCTGATCTTCGCCTGGATGCATACTCAGATATTAGTACATTAACTGAAGATGTTTCAGTTTCTCCTGCCTACAGTAGTTCAGCAGATCTTGAAAGTCCACGTGAATTAGCCGTAAATGGTTCAACTTATGTCGTTTCAGATAATGGCTCTAATAAATTTTACGTTTACTCAAGTGATGGAAATGGATTTTCTTTAATGAATACTGTTGAAGTTCCATTCCCGGTTTGGGGAATCACTTTTAAAGGAGAAGATCTTTATGCCGTGGTAGACTCCAGTAGTGATCTGGCAGTATTCTATGATTTTGAATCTAACTTAACAGATGGAATGATGACACCATCTAAGAGAGTTACCATTGAAGGAATCGTTAGAACTCATGGACTTACCTATGACGGAACTGACGATGTAATGGTATTAACCGATATTGGTGATGCGGGCAACGCAACTGATGACGGTGGTTTTCACGTTATTAACGATTTTGCATCAAAATTTGACGCATTGTCTGACGGTGATCTTCTAAGTCTGGATATGCAGACTCGTGTAGCCGGACCTTCTACCATGTTAGGAAATCCAATTGATGTAGCTTATGATTCTGAAGAAGATGCTGTTTATATTTCTGAGATAGGAAACGGAAAGGTCCTTGGTTATACCTCCATAGGTGATGGTGGTGATCTTGCTCCTTCTTACACGATGGATCTTGCTGCTGCCTCTTCTATCTATTTCTCAAGTGATGAGACCGATGGAAATACTGGTATGGCTACCGCAAATACTACAACTGAACTTTACGTTACAAATAATTCAGATGGAAATATTAGTGTTTACGATGCTAACGGGACCCTGATAAAAAATGTGATGACAGAATCTACAGCTTCTGAAGGAATTTTTTACTCCGCAATTAACGATGCGGTAATCCAGGCTTCCAGATCTGGAATGATGCTGGAATATTATGGTGATTTTTCGGGCGCTATGGATGGAGGTTCAGTAACCGCCAATTTCACCAGTGATGCTGATCTAATGAGCCCAAGAGAAATTGCAGTATTTGGTGACAAAGTAGTAGTTGCTGATAATGACATGCATATGTTCTATGTATATTCTTATGATGGTTCTTCGTTTACTTTAGAAAATACCTTAGATCCAGGATTTAATGTTTGGGGAATTACCTTTAAAGGTGGAGACCTTATAGCAGTAGTAGACGGATCTAGCGATATCGCCGTTTTTAATGATTTTCTTGATAATGACATGGACGGTTCTATCACTGCAGACAAAAGGATCACTGTGGAAGGAATCGTAAGAACTCACGGAATTGATTACAGTGAAGCTGATGATGTATTAGTCCTGACCGATATTGGAGATGCTGCTAATGCAACCACAGATGGCGGATTCCAGATCATCCAGGATTTCAGTGCTAAGCTGGATGCGGTATCAGACGGAGGTAGTTTTGCAATGAGCAATCAAACAAGGGTTTCTGGTTTAGCTACACTTTTGGGTAACCCTATTGATGTTGCATACGATCACAAAACCAATACGGTATTCATTTCTGAAGTTGGAAATAGTAAAGTACTTGCATTCTCTAATGCACTTGACTTAACAGGAAATATAGTACCAGATGTAAGCAATGATCTTGCAGCTGCATCTTCTCTTTATCTTTATAATAACTAAAAATTTCTAATTCAATACTAACCTTAAGCCCTGGGAATAACCTCAGGGCTTTTTTTTGCAATTTATTTTCACTGGTCACTAATCGCTGCGAAAACTAATATATCACT
Protein-coding regions in this window:
- a CDS encoding helix-turn-helix transcriptional regulator is translated as MKNRLKVLRAEHNLTQAQLANETGVSRQTINAIEKGKFDPSLPLAFRFSKLFKLKIEEIFQDE